One stretch of Patescibacteria group bacterium DNA includes these proteins:
- the rsmA gene encoding ribosomal RNA small subunit methyltransferase A has translation MKIKKPKKSLGQNFLTSQTIVNYIVRVAELNKNDIVLEIGPGKGILTKALLKKVGQVIAIEKDRRLIPLLEEKFEEEIKKQRLKVIEGDILIYDIKKLGVQNGKYKLVANIPYYITGKFLKKILTSNIQPRKVVLLLQKEVAQRIAREKKESILSISVKVYGTPKYVKTVPARCFKPRPKISSAIVAIENISKNNFKNVDEKSFFALVKRGFSQKRKKLIGNLKTLTERTTLENIFQELGINTNARAEEISTEIWLQMIQKLSN, from the coding sequence ATGAAAATCAAAAAACCCAAGAAATCATTGGGGCAGAATTTTCTGACCTCGCAAACTATTGTAAACTATATTGTGAGAGTTGCAGAACTTAACAAGAACGACATTGTGCTTGAAATTGGTCCCGGTAAAGGTATTCTCACAAAAGCATTGCTAAAGAAAGTCGGACAGGTCATTGCAATTGAAAAAGATAGACGACTGATACCACTTCTTGAAGAAAAATTTGAAGAAGAAATTAAAAAGCAGAGATTGAAAGTGATAGAAGGAGATATCCTCATATACGATATAAAAAAACTCGGTGTGCAAAACGGAAAATATAAACTCGTTGCAAATATTCCGTACTACATCACAGGAAAATTCCTGAAGAAAATCCTCACATCAAACATCCAACCGAGGAAAGTAGTACTGCTTCTCCAAAAAGAAGTTGCACAGCGTATAGCACGAGAGAAAAAAGAGAGTATTTTGTCAATCAGTGTGAAAGTGTATGGAACTCCAAAGTATGTAAAGACTGTGCCCGCTCGTTGTTTCAAACCTCGACCAAAGATTTCTTCAGCGATTGTGGCGATAGAGAACATTTCAAAAAATAATTTTAAAAATGTGGATGAAAAATCTTTTTTCGCTCTTGTAAAGCGGGGATTTTCTCAAAAAAGAAAAAAATTGATAGGTAATCTAAAAACTCTTACAGAAAGAACTACGCTTGAAAACATATTTCAAGAACTTGGTATAAATACAAATGCCCGTGCAGAAGAAATTTCTACCGAAATATGGTTACAGATGATTCAAAAATTAAGTAATTAG